Proteins from one Neodiprion fabricii isolate iyNeoFabr1 chromosome 5, iyNeoFabr1.1, whole genome shotgun sequence genomic window:
- the LOC124183098 gene encoding alpha-tocopherol transfer protein-like isoform X1 produces the protein MAKKAPTMMTDMDVLPSLKLGDFTLEFELGPPSAELVEVAKNELRETPERTKEAVAQLRELLNGETDLVWPSDNEAWLVRFLRPVKFYPASALKLIKNYYNFKIKHANVYNDLKPSREKNIFEHNILTVLPNRDQDGRRILIIELGKKWKHNKCSLDEVFKGCVLFLEAATLEPSSQIAGAVVIFDMDGLSLQQTWQFTPPFAKRIVDWLQDSVPLRIKNIHIVNQPYIFNVVFALFKPFLREKLKNRIIFHGTDRKSLHEHLSPKCLPECYGGNLQIPRVTGPQWLELLLMCDKEYEAINSYGYKKK, from the exons ATGGCGAAGAAAGCAC CCACGATGATGACCGACATGGACGTCCTGCCATCCTTGAAACTCGGTGATTTCACTCTCGAGTTTGAACTTGGACCACCGTCGGCTGAACTGGTTGAAGTTGCCAAAAATGAGCTCAGAGAAACACCCGAGAGAACGAAAGAGGCCGTTGCGCAACTCAGGGAGCTCCTCAACG GAGAGACTGACCTGGTTTGGCCATCGGACAACGAGGCGTGGTTGGTCAGGTTCCTAAGACCGGTCAAGTTCTACCCAGCGTCGGCACTGAAGCTGATAAAGAACTACTACAACTTCAAGATAAAGCACGCGAACGTGTACAATGACCTGAAGCCAAGCCGTGAAAAGAACATCTTCGAACACAACATCCTGACGGTGCTTCCAAACCGGGATCAGGACGGTCGTCGAATCCTGATCATCGAGCTGGGCAAGAAGTGGAAGCACAACAAGTGCAGCCTGGACGAGGTCTTCAAGGGCTGCGTTCTTTTCCTCGAGGCTGCCACCCTCGAGCCATCGTCCCAAATCGCCGGTGCCGTCGTCATCTTCGACATGGACGGTCTCTCACTCCAGCAGACATGGCAGTTCACCCCGCCCTTCGCCAAAAGGATCGTCGACTGGCTTCAGGACAGTGTTCCCCTCAGGATCAAGAACATCCACATCGTCAACCAGCCTTATATATTCAACGTGGTCTTCGCACTGTTCAAACCTTTCCTCAGGGAAAAGCTCAAGAACCGA atcaTTTTCCACGGTACCGATAGGAAATCCCTACACGAACACTTGTCGCCGAAATGTTTACCTGAATGTTACGGTGGTAATCTGCAAATTCCACGAGTCACTGGACCCCAGTGGCTTGAACTTTTGCTCATGTGCGACAAGGAGTACGAGG CAATCAACTCCTATggttacaagaaaaaatga
- the LOC124183098 gene encoding alpha-tocopherol transfer protein-like isoform X2 — protein MMTDMDVLPSLKLGDFTLEFELGPPSAELVEVAKNELRETPERTKEAVAQLRELLNGETDLVWPSDNEAWLVRFLRPVKFYPASALKLIKNYYNFKIKHANVYNDLKPSREKNIFEHNILTVLPNRDQDGRRILIIELGKKWKHNKCSLDEVFKGCVLFLEAATLEPSSQIAGAVVIFDMDGLSLQQTWQFTPPFAKRIVDWLQDSVPLRIKNIHIVNQPYIFNVVFALFKPFLREKLKNRIIFHGTDRKSLHEHLSPKCLPECYGGNLQIPRVTGPQWLELLLMCDKEYEAINSYGYKKK, from the exons ATGATGACCGACATGGACGTCCTGCCATCCTTGAAACTCGGTGATTTCACTCTCGAGTTTGAACTTGGACCACCGTCGGCTGAACTGGTTGAAGTTGCCAAAAATGAGCTCAGAGAAACACCCGAGAGAACGAAAGAGGCCGTTGCGCAACTCAGGGAGCTCCTCAACG GAGAGACTGACCTGGTTTGGCCATCGGACAACGAGGCGTGGTTGGTCAGGTTCCTAAGACCGGTCAAGTTCTACCCAGCGTCGGCACTGAAGCTGATAAAGAACTACTACAACTTCAAGATAAAGCACGCGAACGTGTACAATGACCTGAAGCCAAGCCGTGAAAAGAACATCTTCGAACACAACATCCTGACGGTGCTTCCAAACCGGGATCAGGACGGTCGTCGAATCCTGATCATCGAGCTGGGCAAGAAGTGGAAGCACAACAAGTGCAGCCTGGACGAGGTCTTCAAGGGCTGCGTTCTTTTCCTCGAGGCTGCCACCCTCGAGCCATCGTCCCAAATCGCCGGTGCCGTCGTCATCTTCGACATGGACGGTCTCTCACTCCAGCAGACATGGCAGTTCACCCCGCCCTTCGCCAAAAGGATCGTCGACTGGCTTCAGGACAGTGTTCCCCTCAGGATCAAGAACATCCACATCGTCAACCAGCCTTATATATTCAACGTGGTCTTCGCACTGTTCAAACCTTTCCTCAGGGAAAAGCTCAAGAACCGA atcaTTTTCCACGGTACCGATAGGAAATCCCTACACGAACACTTGTCGCCGAAATGTTTACCTGAATGTTACGGTGGTAATCTGCAAATTCCACGAGTCACTGGACCCCAGTGGCTTGAACTTTTGCTCATGTGCGACAAGGAGTACGAGG CAATCAACTCCTATggttacaagaaaaaatga